In Anopheles arabiensis isolate DONGOLA chromosome 2, AaraD3, whole genome shotgun sequence, the genomic window TCCGAACGGCACCGCCCGATATGGTTGAGCTGTGGAGGGTCTTacacgttgctgctgctgctggtaagGCGTCAGTTGGGCAAAGGTTTGCTCCGGCCAGGCCGGTTGACGGTACGGATTGCGGTACGGGTTGCGGATGCGCTTCCGTTGGTGATACCGTTGCTGCTGCGTAAAGCCCTTCGTACCAAGTCCAACCACTGGCATCGGTTCGAGGTTAAGCATAACGGAGAAAGGCATACCACGCGTTGGCCACTCCTCACTGTCCGAGGGCGTCGGCTGGCTGGCCGGTGCGAAGCGGAACTGTTCCGTCGCGAGCAGATTCACCTCGCTCGGGTTGGAGGGTTTGAAGTTGTAGAGACGATCgggctgcagctgctggttgaTGAGCTGCGGTGCTTGCAGATGCACTTCGCGAGGCTTTTGCGAGGCCGCCCCAAACAGCGTGGTGATGTCACCCTCCTTCCGTGGATGGCGATAGATGCCGCTGAACTTTACGCGATGGTTCGGATGCACCGGGTGGTTAAACTCGGCCGGTTGAAGAGCCTGAGGAGCGTACGGGTAGTTGTAGTAGAgtaggtgctgctgctgaagctgttgctgctgcttgcgctTGGCCAGCGTTAGCTGCCGCACAATGTCCTGCACGTTCGAGGGTGTCCAATCGTTGGGCGCGAGTGCTTTCGGCGTTCGATTGACGCGCGGTTGTTGGAATCCGATCGGTACCGTTTGGCCATTTAACGATGCCACCTGGAAGGGTTTCGGTTCGACGTTCAAAACATCCCGCCGACGTTCCGCCTCGTCGGCTTGGGTGGAATTGCTCTCTTTCGCTTCCTCCCAGGATGTCCACTCGGGGGCACGCAACGGTGGCTTCAGAAATCGTGCCGGCAGCAGTACCAACCGATCGCGACCGACCAGCTCCGACGGGCGGACGGTCGGTTTCTGTTCCGCACCGTAGTACCGTAACCGACGGGTCCGTTTCATGGAGGATCCTTCTTCTACCTCGCCGTCATTCattggtttcgtttcgttcgctgGAATACCCGGGGAGAGCGGAGTCGTTAGGACGGTGTTGTACCCGCCCGCACTCGGCTCGATGGCAGTTTCGTTCGTGAAGCTGGACTCGATCAAGATCTGGTTGCGCGATTTGCGTTCCGCTTCGTGCACGATCATGAAGAGTGTAAAGAAGGCAACGAACGCCATCGCCAGTATGCTGTACAGTGCGATCTTGCGATGCTGGTGGTTCGGTTTGCGCAGCACATCCTTCGGTGATTCATATCTGTGGCGATGAGGGGAAGGAGAGAGGAACAAGTCTCGATTAACAACATGCTTAAAAGGGACTTTCTTAACTACTGTTTGCACATGAAGGTCACAACTAGCATGGTTGA contains:
- the LOC120897605 gene encoding uncharacterized protein LOC120897605, which produces MFNDRKLTGTGHGFVKAYSNNWLSQLGAVYRYESPKDVLRKPNHQHRKIALYSILAMAFVAFFTLFMIVHEAERKSRNQILIESSFTNETAIEPSAGGYNTVLTTPLSPGIPANETKPMNDGEVEEGSSMKRTRRLRYYGAEQKPTVRPSELVGRDRLVLLPARFLKPPLRAPEWTSWEEAKESNSTQADEAERRRDVLNVEPKPFQVASLNGQTVPIGFQQPRVNRTPKALAPNDWTPSNVQDIVRQLTLAKRKQQQQLQQQHLLYYNYPYAPQALQPAEFNHPVHPNHRVKFSGIYRHPRKEGDITTLFGAASQKPREVHLQAPQLINQQLQPDRLYNFKPSNPSEVNLLATEQFRFAPASQPTPSDSEEWPTRGMPFSVMLNLEPMPVVGLGTKGFTQQQRYHQRKRIRNPYRNPYRQPAWPEQTFAQLTPYQQQQQRVRPSTAQPYRAVPFGQAASDEYEGGENYFRKEGRVPPRIPPFSAPFIAPGRLMVHFNIYPRHQAVSQVANRKSSHDYSTTPATATLESLELNRGEERHQPQPVAQQPPSEVAPPTLAPVTSTVEVIKSIEIPTQINFDHVPLGRNPPPPLPSFSRWTSDEWSGTGRWTGGVRA